In the genome of Candidatus Omnitrophota bacterium, one region contains:
- a CDS encoding response regulator has product MPEPQHFKVLLIEDNPDDAQMIREALGAIKTATFDLVWSNRVSMGLQRLGEGGIDIILTDLHLPDSSGFETIQKVTGQARGVPVIVLTSSDDEALDMKALQYGAQDYLVKGYVQVYRNLLERSVRYAIERKHAEQEVARLASFPEQHPDPVIETTLEGHITYINPAARAHFPALGEPGASHPALEGLPEIAEELKHNGATSKIREITLGARTYEQRISYHPETNLLRSYVADITARNELQQREKALSDAVTAAAITEMKRATELERAVSELRRTQAMLIQAEKMTAVGQLASGVAHEVKNPLGILLQCINYLEGDADHTRRQEVLQVMREAVQTADKIVRGLLDFSRPAVPELKPGSLCRVIEAALALVATQLENQGIKLSKECPADLPEVMIDEHQLKLVFINLLLNAAHAMPQGGPLRIIAYAKELMTGRGVGSRGQDVFRPGDTAVVCEIADAGVGISKENLSKIFNPFFTTKPPGEGVGLGLPISATIVEGHQGLMQVDSEEGKGTTVMVILPLAAGRRTEDRQP; this is encoded by the coding sequence ATGCCAGAGCCTCAGCATTTTAAAGTGCTCCTCATCGAGGACAATCCTGACGATGCCCAGATGATCCGCGAAGCGCTGGGGGCGATTAAGACCGCCACCTTCGATCTGGTGTGGTCCAACCGGGTGTCCATGGGACTGCAGCGGCTGGGCGAGGGCGGTATCGACATCATCCTGACGGATCTTCACCTGCCGGATAGCAGCGGGTTCGAAACGATCCAGAAGGTCACCGGGCAAGCGCGCGGCGTGCCGGTCATCGTGCTTACCTCCTCTGATGACGAAGCGCTAGACATGAAAGCCTTGCAGTACGGAGCCCAGGATTATCTGGTCAAGGGCTATGTGCAAGTCTACCGGAATCTGCTTGAGCGGTCCGTCCGGTATGCGATTGAGCGCAAGCACGCGGAGCAAGAGGTCGCCCGGTTGGCCTCATTCCCCGAGCAACACCCTGACCCGGTGATTGAAACAACGCTCGAGGGCCACATCACCTATATCAACCCCGCCGCCCGCGCCCATTTTCCAGCCCTGGGCGAACCGGGCGCGTCCCATCCAGCGCTTGAGGGCCTGCCGGAGATCGCCGAAGAGCTCAAGCACAATGGTGCGACCTCGAAAATCCGCGAGATTACGCTGGGGGCGCGCACGTATGAGCAACGCATCTCCTATCACCCCGAGACCAATTTGCTGCGAAGCTACGTGGCGGACATCACGGCGCGCAATGAACTGCAGCAGCGCGAGAAAGCCCTCTCCGATGCGGTGACGGCGGCCGCCATCACGGAGATGAAGCGCGCCACGGAGCTTGAGCGCGCCGTGTCGGAATTGCGGCGCACCCAAGCCATGCTGATCCAGGCTGAAAAAATGACCGCGGTGGGGCAGCTTGCCAGCGGCGTGGCCCATGAGGTCAAAAACCCCCTCGGCATCCTGCTGCAATGCATCAATTACCTGGAAGGCGACGCCGACCACACCCGGCGGCAGGAAGTCTTGCAAGTCATGCGCGAAGCGGTCCAGACCGCGGATAAAATCGTCCGCGGGCTGCTGGATTTCTCCCGTCCGGCCGTCCCGGAACTCAAACCCGGCTCGCTGTGCCGCGTGATCGAGGCGGCCTTGGCCCTGGTGGCCACGCAGCTGGAGAATCAGGGCATCAAGCTCAGCAAAGAGTGTCCAGCGGATTTGCCGGAGGTGATGATTGACGAGCATCAGCTGAAGCTGGTGTTCATCAATCTGCTCCTCAATGCGGCCCACGCGATGCCGCAGGGAGGGCCGCTGCGCATCATCGCTTATGCCAAAGAGCTGATGACCGGCCGCGGTGTCGGATCGCGCGGGCAAGATGTGTTCCGCCCAGGCGATACCGCCGTCGTGTGCGAGATCGCCGATGCCGGCGTGGGCATTTCGAAAGAAAATCTCTCGAAGATTTTCAACCCGTTTTTCACCACGAAACCCCCCGGCGAAGGCGTTGGGCTGGGGTTGCCGATTTCCGCCACGATCGTCGAGGGACATCAGGGGCTGATGCAGGTCGATAGCGAAGAGGGAAAGGGCACGACGGTCATGGTCATCCTGCCGCTTGCCGCAGGCCGCCGAACCGAAGACCGTCAACCGTAG
- a CDS encoding response regulator translates to MAQDKEHPVVLMIDDEANHRKVVKLILEREGYRALTAANGEEGLILAKVEQPDVILLDVMMPKMDGYEALRRLRADQDLKDIPVIMVTARGTEHDIATSFRLGAIFHLEKPYETGDLLKKIQVARTLATQGGPEHNNQ, encoded by the coding sequence ATGGCGCAAGACAAGGAGCACCCGGTCGTGCTCATGATCGATGATGAAGCGAATCACCGCAAAGTGGTCAAGCTGATCCTGGAACGCGAAGGCTACCGGGCCTTGACCGCGGCCAATGGCGAGGAGGGGCTGATCTTGGCGAAGGTCGAGCAGCCCGATGTGATTCTGCTCGACGTGATGATGCCGAAGATGGACGGGTATGAGGCGCTGAGGCGATTGCGAGCCGATCAAGACCTCAAGGACATCCCGGTGATTATGGTGACCGCGCGAGGCACTGAGCATGATATTGCCACGTCGTTCCGGCTTGGAGCGATCTTCCACTTGGAGAAGCCCTACGAGACCGGAGACCTGCTGAAGAAAATCCAGGTGGCCCGCACGCTGGCCACGCAGGGAGGCCCTGAACATAATAACCAATAA